A segment of the Agarivorans albus genome:
CTGCGGCTAGCCAGTATTTACTGCGCTTAACTTAGCCACAGCTTGGTTTTGCTGAACATTGCGGTAGGAACATAGCGCAAATAGTGATTCCTCTGAATTATTACCTCTTTTGGTGTATATTTTGCTTCGTTAATTCTTGAGTTTAGTTGTTGTACTTGGTGATTTAGGTAGTTTATGTCGGTTCTTTCTCCAAATAGTGTTTTTACTTCGCTTCAGCAAGATGGCCCCTTTGCGGTAAGCCGTGATGCTTTTGTGGCGCACCCATTTTCTACTGGCGTTCGCAGCTGGGTAAAACGCTTGCAGCAAGATAGTAATAATGTGTCTAAATACCGGGCGCTGCGAAGCCAGATATTTGAGTTCTTGGGCATCGACAGTTTTTCACAAATTCAGAACTTGATTGACGACGTTAGCTTGCGTAAACAGCGCAGCGAACGAGCATTATCTTTATTGGGCAATATGTTTGGTATTGATGGCAACTTGAACGAAATTGAGAGCCGAGTTGATGAATATGCGCGAACTGCAGATGCGGTCATTCACTCAATTAAGGGAAAAATTCTTTCTCCTTATGCTTCGCATATTGAAAATACCAACGAAATTGAGGTTACCAATAATCCGGTAGAGTTATTGCTGATAATGTTCAATGATGACTACCACAAAAAAGCTCGCTTTGAAGCGCGACGCAAACTGATTTTGATGACCCTGGCTGGCAGCATCGAGCAGCGTGAGCGAGAAACTGAAATTGAAAACAAGTTTTCAGCATTTCTTGAGTTTTTAAACGGCTACGTGTGGAGTAAAGAGCTCAAGATTGGGGAGCTAGACCCGGTTTATTTACACTCGAAACACCTTAACGACGATTACGCCTGTAGCGAGGTTAAAGTATTAAACCCTCAACAGGCCAAGCTTATTCAACGTGGCGAGCGTGAAAAACTCACCTTGTTAAAGCGCCGAAGTTTTACTGTGGGCGAGCGTAAAATTCCAATCTACGTTTCTATTCGTAAAAAGCCGCCAGAAGCAAAAGTATTAAAGCTATTGCGCAAAAACCAGAAGAACCCCGCGGTGGCGGTAGATGACGAACTTGGCTTAATGGCGGTTCTAGATTCGGTTAGCGATATTAAGGCCTTTCAAAAGCACCTCACGCGCAGTGCTTCTAGCGCAAATTCCTTAATGGTGCTAGAAGACATTTCCGATACCCTAACCGATAGATCTGAGTATCGCGGCAGGGCAGTGGGCTCTAGTGAAAAAACGCCAATGATGAAGTTTTTTGCGCGTTTAGGCGGAATGCGGGTGGAGTTTATTATTCATACCAACCGGACTTGGCTCAATTATATGTATCAACAAGATGTTGCTCACAATGAGTATGAAGTAAAGCGAATGTTCGATACCGGGGTCATTGAGCTGCTATTCCCGATGGATATTTTCCATTTGAATCACCGTAAAACCCGTGATGAAATGATTCAGTTTTTTAGGAAACAAATAGAGGCTTAAGCCTTAAAGTCTGCGGCAAGTCTAATAACGCCATCAAGCCAACGAGCTGGCTTGCAATGGTATATTGGTGGCGCTAGAGTGTTGGTTAAATAAAGTTGTTGGTTTTGTGTTGTTGAATTTGGCGCGTTTTTCATTAGTGGTTTATACAGCTCTGGCATTTGCTTTAACTAGCATAAATGCAAGTGCTGGTGCGCTCATCGAGCAGCAACACACGGCTGAAGATATCTTGGCAATCGGCCACTCACCGATGCAAGATTGTCATGTAAATGCTAGTTCTTCTGCGGCAGTCAATATCGATGGACATGCACTAACACACACAATGCCTATTGGCGGCAGTTGTTGTACCGTAATTTGCATGGCTCCGCCGCTGATGAATTTGCTCAAACTCAATATTGCAGAATCCCCGAGCAGCCTTTTAGCTTTTTCCTCTACCCGCAGTATTACCCTATTCAATACTGCTGAGCCTCTATATCGCCCTCCTATTGGTTAAGTTCCCAAGATTATAAGCATTATCAGTTTTTGGATTGATAGTGGAAGCATTAAGCCCCTAGTTAGATGGGCCAAAAGTGGAACAACAATGAACATATCTTTTTATAGATTGGTAGCTGCGATGCTGCTTACCGCCTATGCAAATTTGGTTTATGCAGAGCCGAATGAAAATGCACTTGGTGAAAACCTGTATTTAACTATTGGCGGTTACGGATGTGCTGCTTGCCATGGAAAATACGCGAATGGGGCGGGGAACGTGGGTGGTAACATTCGTGGTGCCAGCTTAGAGCAGTTTAATCACGCCTTAGAAAATGAACCAACTATGCAGTTGCTAAGCGACGTTTTAGTACCAGAGCAACGAGGGTTGATTGTGCAATACCTGGCTAGTTTAGGTGCAATGCCGCTTGTGGAGTGGAGCATCGGTGAAGATACCGACATTAAAGCTCAGCAGCTTATACCCAAACAGTTGAGCCAGTTGGTTGTTAAAAATGACACCTTAGTTGCTATAGCGGTGGATCTTAGTCCCTTGGCAATAAATCAAACATTACATATAGAGCCTTTAGATACCCAAGCTGTGCAGTTTATTGCGCCTGCTTTTTCGGTAAGCCTACAAGTTAATGGGCAGGCTCTACAATTACTTGTGAACGAATAAGAGAATAATGATGAAAATACTAAACAAAATACTACTAAGCCTTTTGGTCTGTTTCAGCAGTTCGGTATTGGCTAAAACTAGCATTGAGCTATATAAGTCACCCACTTGTGGTTGTTGTACAAAGTGGGCGGAAATAATGGAGCAAAAAGGGTATCAGGTGAATGTGCATCACAAACAACAGTGGAATGTACTAAAACAAAGTTATGACATGCCTCCTCAGCTGCAGTCTTGCCATAGTGCAGTGATTGATGGCTATTTAATAGAAGGGCATGTACCGGAAAGTGACATTGCCCGCTTGTTAAAAGAACGCCCCAAAAACATCAAAGGCTTAGCTGCGCCTGGAATGCCACAACATTCGCCGGGCATGGCTAAAGAAGGAGCTGCTTATAAAGACTTTAAAGTTATCGCTTTTTCAGAGGACGGCTTAAGTATTTATAAGCAGTATTAAGGTGTTGTAGGTGCTCTAAACTTAGGCCAGCTCGTTGCTGGCCTTTTCATTGTTAGTTGCTAACAATGAGAGTTCGCGTTTGACAGAGGTGTGAATTAAGCTTTATCTACGTAGATAACTGAAATTGAAGACATTCAAATGAAGCTATTATTAGTCATGGTTCTGTTGTTTTCTTGGTCAATACATGCCAAATCTCAATCCGAAACAACAACCATGTATTTCGCTAATATCCCCAATAATTTTACCGTAGCTATAGGCGCAGAGGTTATTAAGACTGCATACCAAAAACTGGGCATTGCGGTCGAGTTTGTTGATATGCCCACTAAACGCGCACTGAAACAATCTAATGAAGGAAAAGTTGATGGTGAAATTCACCGTGTTTGGAGTATCGTCGATAGTTATCCAAACCTGATTCGAGTACCCACTCCAATTAATTACATAGACCAGGTTGTATTTAGTTCGATACAGAATGTAGATATAAAGCAGTGCGAAGATTTAGCGCCTTATACTGTTGGGATAGTGAGAGGGGTGAAGCATGCTGAAGAATGCACTCGAGATCTTCCTCTTCAAAGGGTTTTTAATACATCTACCAAGATGATGACCATGTTAAGTGCACAAAAAATTGATTTTGCTATTTCATCTTGGGTCAACGGTATGTGGTTAAGAAAAACCATGGATATAGATAATGTACATGTGGTTGGCCCTCCGGTAAGTCGGCAATTGCTCTATCACTACGTGCATAAAAAACATGCCGATTTGGTCGAGAAAATCGACGCGGTGTTTATCGATATGCAAGAGAGTGGCGAGCTTGAGCTGCTTAGGAAGCAAGTGATAAATGATTTATTAAAAAATGCACCTTAAAATCTGAATACCTCGTTCTTGCACTAAGCCAAGTGTTCTTCTTTTAGCTGCAAAGTGAGCAATACGACCCAAGCCAATCCAGGTGAGTATAGTGAAACAGAATCCTCTTTTACCGCACCTAAGCAGTAAACTCTTTGCCTGTTATACCGGGTTGGAAACCGAGCTGGTTTATCGCCGTGGTTTTAATTTACCCGGTTTTGCCGCTTATCCTTTGTTAACTACTCCCAGTGATAAACTTTTGCTTGATGCTTATTACAAGCAACTGATCGAGTTAGCGAGAGGGTTGGGCGTAGGGTGTATTCTTGATTCAGTGTCTTGGGCGGCAAATCGAGACCGAGCTTCTGCTCTTGGCATCACTGTTGGTCAGCTGAAGTGGTTTAACATAGAAGCAATAGAATTCATCGCGAGTATTAAGCAGCAGAACCCTGATGTGACAATAGTATTATCAGCGCAAGTAGGCCCACGTGATGATGGTTATGCCCCCCGTCATTTAATGAATGTGCAACAGGCTTTTAGTTATCACTGTGAGCAAATAATGGTGTACTCCAGCACTAAAGCGGACCTTATCAGTGCATTTACTATTTGCTATGCCGAAGAAGCCATCGGTATCGTTAAGGCCGCGCAGAAGTACGCTATGCCTGTTGCCATCGCGTTCACCTTAGAAATCGATGGCTGTTTACCTACAGGTATGGCCTTGAAAGATGCTATCGCGATGGTGGATGCGGAAACAGATTCAGCAGCGCTTTATTACTTAATAAACTGTGCTCACCCTAGTCATTTTGCTCAGATCTTCGATGGAGGAGCTTGGATGCAACGCTTGCTTGGTTTGGTTGTAAATGCCTCTTGTTGCAGTCACCAAACGCTTGAACAAGCCACTGACTTAGATGAAGGAAATCCGGCTGAGTTAGGTAAGCAAGTTGCAGAATTTCATCGCCGGTATCCCCAACTCAATATTCTAGGCGGCTGTTGCGGTACCGATATGCGTCATATGAAATCAATATTTGAAGCGGTTTTAAATGGTAAATAGTTGTTCGCTTTGGCTGGAGTTATTCATTTTCTGAATACACTTGGCGAATTAGTAAGTAGAAAATGTTACAGTGAGCTTGCCTAAAATTAAATCAGGGAGGATTTATGGCAGGCGTATGTCTTGTTGTACATGAGACTTCAATACCCTATGTGAAAAATGTTCTCGCGGCGATAGCGGATGCACTTAAAGATGCTTTTGGCTGTGACTGTCCGATGATAGCTTGCTCGTCAATTGATTCTGCTGAAACAAAGGATGTTGAATATATTTTCATTATTGGAGAGAACTTAGGGCGTTTTACCCGAAAACAGGGTAGGCGATACATCTTTATAAACTTTTCAGTTGTATCAAAACTTGGGAGCCTCGCGAGTAATAGCTTAAATGGTTCCAAACTAATTCGTTATAAAAGTCAGCTTTTGCAAAGCAAATTAGATTTGTTTGATGCTGTGATGGATTATTACCCACCACAGACACGTTACTTATCGAAAACACTCAATACTCCAGTGTTTGGTTTTGTTCCTTGGGTCGCTCCTTGTGCGGGCTTAAAGCCTATACCTCTCGAGTCACGAGCCTATGATGTTTGTTTTGTGGGTAGTCTTAGTAAGAGAAGGCAAAGA
Coding sequences within it:
- a CDS encoding c-type cytochrome gives rise to the protein MNISFYRLVAAMLLTAYANLVYAEPNENALGENLYLTIGGYGCAACHGKYANGAGNVGGNIRGASLEQFNHALENEPTMQLLSDVLVPEQRGLIVQYLASLGAMPLVEWSIGEDTDIKAQQLIPKQLSQLVVKNDTLVAIAVDLSPLAINQTLHIEPLDTQAVQFIAPAFSVSLQVNGQALQLLVNE
- a CDS encoding DUF411 domain-containing protein — its product is MMKILNKILLSLLVCFSSSVLAKTSIELYKSPTCGCCTKWAEIMEQKGYQVNVHHKQQWNVLKQSYDMPPQLQSCHSAVIDGYLIEGHVPESDIARLLKERPKNIKGLAAPGMPQHSPGMAKEGAAYKDFKVIAFSEDGLSIYKQY
- a CDS encoding substrate-binding periplasmic protein; its protein translation is MKLLLVMVLLFSWSIHAKSQSETTTMYFANIPNNFTVAIGAEVIKTAYQKLGIAVEFVDMPTKRALKQSNEGKVDGEIHRVWSIVDSYPNLIRVPTPINYIDQVVFSSIQNVDIKQCEDLAPYTVGIVRGVKHAEECTRDLPLQRVFNTSTKMMTMLSAQKIDFAISSWVNGMWLRKTMDIDNVHVVGPPVSRQLLYHYVHKKHADLVEKIDAVFIDMQESGELELLRKQVINDLLKNAP
- a CDS encoding homocysteine S-methyltransferase family protein gives rise to the protein MKQNPLLPHLSSKLFACYTGLETELVYRRGFNLPGFAAYPLLTTPSDKLLLDAYYKQLIELARGLGVGCILDSVSWAANRDRASALGITVGQLKWFNIEAIEFIASIKQQNPDVTIVLSAQVGPRDDGYAPRHLMNVQQAFSYHCEQIMVYSSTKADLISAFTICYAEEAIGIVKAAQKYAMPVAIAFTLEIDGCLPTGMALKDAIAMVDAETDSAALYYLINCAHPSHFAQIFDGGAWMQRLLGLVVNASCCSHQTLEQATDLDEGNPAELGKQVAEFHRRYPQLNILGGCCGTDMRHMKSIFEAVLNGK